gcggcagctcgggctgcggcagcgctgggctctcggccgctcctgcccgcactcggcccccgccgcagccacttctgccagcacagcacgggccggcccggccttggcgctccccccctcccacctccccaaattcccctcgcggggggcgccaaggccgggccacacgggggctccagctggggagcgccgggcgctgcggctctgcctggcaactgctgactcaccagcgccgcgccttctgattggctgagcgctgcctgagggccgcgcctgcaccaaggggggacaccctgctccaggggggatggcccgaaaaccgggcacccccagccaaggaacaacagcaacgcctccctacaaacacatgctctCAATCTGCTCGGACACAGCCACACCGACTTGGACACCAGCAAGTGACACCACaaaccatcagctccacaaaatggcactgattgacacacactgctgctcagccaagctcctgctcaattcctcaacttccagaacaacaacaaagcctcaACACAACCATGGACATCGTGTCCTATACAAAAGGGGACAAGGTGGAGGcagtttgcacattctcccagagCTAATTAAGGACATGGACACCCAGCAGGGGTAAAAAGGGAAGTCGAGAAGGGGTCTCAGCAACAGGGGATGGATggtgttggtgtgctgggaaaggattggttgaagggagtgtgcaggaatatggttaaggcaaacagcagcaggaggaatctatgtgggaagaaaggaaaaggaaaatgggaaagaggaggaagagaaaaaagtgaagaatgGGATCTTTTTCAGCACCATCTTATCCTCAGAATTTGCCAGCTGATCCAGATCTTTTGTATCCCCGCGTTCCAGGACTGGGAAACAAAAAGGTTCAGGATTTCAGGGTGTTTctctgtggtggggagcagcaggacagggcagcacgggctgggggcctgtggggagctgcggggccgggccggggctgtggggcagccggggctcagtgccaggcactgcctgaccccaacatcccccgggcagggccggcagtGGCCCCCGGGccccaggaggctgcgggatgtggaaggatcaggattttctttcatcgatcttgtttgggtcactggagaaacgaatgattgtgcagaaagctcagcagctgtcagaggatgagcacccacaggcactgagggggctgcaggagaggcacaagaagcccctgcagcacttggccagaaaggctcagcaggggaatgcaagaagggatgagcaaaaggccaaggtgaaggcaaaggccatggcagagtttctacagccccccagggatgaaccgcagggcccaagggggccccagcacccaggggacggcggcggccacaagcacctggcacaggcattgccctcctcggcacggcagagcccacccaaacagcccctgccaaggaatcagggctccagctgcaggccacaaggacactgcaagcacaggcagcagcaccctcagcaccagcaagtccacccctgatggacatggattggcagggctctcagagctcccagcacaccagggaccCACCGCACCAGAGCCCTTGAGAACATTCAGGGCGCCTCTGGATCGAGACGAGGCCGCtcctgatggacacaggggCCTCTCGATCCACTCTGAATCTGAGACCtaaggggggaaattgtcaaGAAGTTCTTTCATTATTCAGGCAATAAGTGGGAAAGATGAGCAGGGGTGTTTTATTCAACCACTATTAGTAGATGTGGGAGATGGGTTTGAAATgcatcaatttctgtttgttcctaattgtgattgtaatttactgggaaAGGATTTGGGGGctgaagtgggaatgcaaattcatattgtcaaaggagatacagaggctaatgctgctgtaccttggtgtcaaatgtctgccaaggcctctgctgaagggaacccagaagtgtgggcagccccagggaaatagggaaaattagatatggagcctctccaaattcctctgaagcaACCAGGACAAGCTCAGCTGCACTCcaaaatggggatggagatgtccAGGGGCTCAGGTGTGCCCAAAAACGAGGCCCCAGCTGAGGGTGTTCCCTgcttggctgagcgctgcctgagggctggggctgcagcaagggGGGACACCCTCCTCCAGTGGGGATGTCCCGAAAATGGGGGACCCCCACAAGCCCCTCAcaacccccggggctgggctggccctgcctggatgccgggagacaccaaaaccgctctgtccctgccctctgctactgcacagggacaggaaatacaaggaaaggcccaggagctgagagaaggaccgggagagatcccgccccgagcaccggcacgggcacaacagacccagcctgggcacagggagggaatttattcccaaccaaatcccagcagcacaaggagaaggcaaacaaatctctccaacaccttccccccacccagcacggatcacccggaacgggggtcaccagggctctgcccaacgggggtcactggggatcatccaacgccgatcctcccacggcggatggagctggagcagcgcacgaagctctccccacactcggggcactcgcagggcttcccttagcggtgcctccgttggtgttgggtcaaggcagaactgctggagaagctcttcccacactccccacactcatagggcctctccccggtgtggatgcgctggtGCCTGATGAGGTGGGAGTTGCgtttgaagcccttcccgcagtcggggcagcggaagggcctctcatccgtgtgaatCCGCTGATGTCTGAGGAGATCAgagctggtctgaaacctcttcccacactcctcACACTTGTAGCaccgttccccagtgtggatcctctggtgccGGATCAGGTCGGAGTTGCAGCTGAAGCCCTTCCTACActcgggacactcgtagggcctctccctgctgtggaTGCACCAGTGCCTGATGAGTTGGGAGTTTTGattgaagcccttcccacagttGCAGCAGTGGAAGGGCCTCTCTTCTGTGTGAATCCGCTGATGTACGAGGAGATCggagctggtctgaaacctcttcccacactcctcacactcgtagggccgttccccagtgtggatcctctggtgccGGATCAGGCAGGAGTTGtagctgaagcccttcccacactcaggacactcatagggcctctccctggtGTGGATGCGCCGGCGGGTGACGAGGTTGGTGTTTTGcttgaagcccttcccgcagtcagagcagcggaagggcctctcatccgtgtgatTCCTCTGATGCTTGAGGAGATCGGAGCTGCTTGGAAACCTTt
The DNA window shown above is from Corvus hawaiiensis isolate bCorHaw1 chromosome 31, bCorHaw1.pri.cur, whole genome shotgun sequence and carries:
- the LOC125318822 gene encoding LOW QUALITY PROTEIN: putative zinc finger protein 286B (The sequence of the model RefSeq protein was modified relative to this genomic sequence to represent the inferred CDS: substituted 1 base at 1 genomic stop codon), which produces MEHQRIHTGERPYECEECGKRFQTSSDLLVHQRIHTEERPFHCCNCGKGFNQNSQLIRHWCIHSRERPYECPECRKGFSCNSDLIRHQRIHTGERCYKCEECGKRFQTSSDLLRHQRIHTDERPFRCPDCGKGFKRNSHLIRHQRIHTGERPYECGECGKSFSSSSALTQHQRRHRXGKPCECPECGESFVRCSSS